In one window of Mytilus trossulus isolate FHL-02 chromosome 7, PNRI_Mtr1.1.1.hap1, whole genome shotgun sequence DNA:
- the LOC134725442 gene encoding uncharacterized protein LOC134725442 isoform X1 yields the protein MWIEHGGSHSNIVLIMSFIRNIRNIGGYFSYGQCRYQRVLFWIMCFGLVLWFNVAFNKPVFHYYKNMDVKSACVIPKFNNFDSSISEFFWDVSPLQCESSEPIMYMDNDGTVRVNQSLKISSGYQFLNCTCQPVIRIDDDNITLGNGIRCTEPIYIPGDFIYAVCTNGGKQVYDGLLYGIDFKSVTNNKKFKNETENNLSVYFYGFDALSGLIAKRTMPLTMKYLEDVLEAYTFNGYTKVGDNTWPNLGGLLTGGRYEQVKKTFVEVPFIWNNFSQNGYVTMFSEEYPRLSCFKGFNGQPTDHLTNTFFVAAEKIKPIKNRDIRKILLFMEYKNIKVSDSSYLCIGNTPKHKIIINYYKRYIEAYKNRRKFGMSFNTELGHDYINFYNLADKDSAEFLKWMHETGNLDNAIFVFFSDHGPRYSEIQNTNIGRVTGLMPIFTVYVPKHIKQRYPQIHSNLLKNTERLTTVFDVHETLKDVIKSNFDHSEPVDKHARGISLFKPIPETRSCYDADIPEHYCPCYASEDIDVKNKRVQIMAFALVKKINKLLQSHADICVHLVLSNVIKASKVKSNFERDKSMEERFSIRSYIYNNEQDTRYLLVVETKPGNAKFEATVHYSSDTSMEVSGEISRINKYGNQSECINVKKLKLYCFCK from the coding sequence gTGGAAGTCACAGCAACATAGTACTGATAATGTCGTTTATACGTAATATTCGAAATATTGGTGGATATTTTTCGTATGGCCAATGTCGTTACCAACGAGTCTTGTTTTGGATAATGTGTTTTGGTCTGGTACTGTGGTTCAATGTAGCATTTAACAAACCTGTATTTCACTATTATAAGAATATGGATGTAAAAAGTGCATGTGTTATTCCTAAATTTAATAATTTCGATTCATCGATATCTGAATTTTTCTGGGATGTAAGCCCTTTACAGTGCGAATCGAGTGAACCTATTATGTATATGGACAACGATGGTACAGTTCGAGTTAATCAATCATTAAAAATTTCCAGCGGGTACCAGTTTTTGAATTGCACTTGTCAACCAGTTATTCGTATTGATGACGATAATATAACGTTAGGAAATGGGATTCGATGTACGGAACCCATATATATCCCAGGAGACTTTATTTATGCCGTATGTACAAATGGCGGGAAGCAAGTCTACGATGGTTTGCTGTATGGCATCGATTTTAAAAGtgttacaaataacaaaaagtttaaaaacgAAACGGAAAATAATCTGAGTGTTTATTTTTATGGATTTGATGCCCTATCTGGTCTTATTGCGAAAAGAACGATGCCGTTGACTATGAAATACTTGGAAGACGTTTTAGAGGCATACACTTTTAATGGCTATACAAAAGTAGGCGATAATACTTGGCCTAACTTAGGTGGGCTACTCACTGGTGGTAGATATGAACAAGTAAAAAAGACCTTTGTCGAGGTACCATTTATATGGAATAATTTCTCTCAGAATGGATACGTAACAATGTTCAGCGAGGAATATCCTCGATTATCGTGTTTCAAGGGTTTTAATGGACAACCCACGGATCATTTAACTAATACGTTTTTTGTCGCAgcagaaaaaataaaacctaTAAAGAATCGAGATATAAGGAAAATATTGCTTTTTATGGAGTATAAGAATATTAAGGTTAGCGATTCTTCATATTTGTGCATTGGAAATACTCCTAagcataaaattattataaactattataaaagatatattgaAGCTTATAAAAACCGCCGAAAATTTGGCATGTCTTTTAATACTGAACTTGGTCATGACTATATCAATTTTTATAACCTTGCAGATAAAGACAGTGCTGAATTCTTAAAATGGATGCACGAAACTGGAAATCTAGACAATGCAATTTTCGTGTTCTTTTCTGATCACGGTCCACGTTATAGTGaaattcaaaacacaaatatcgGTAGAGTTACAGGATTAATGCCAATATTTACTGTATACGTTccgaaacatataaaacaacGATATCCTCAAATTCACAGTAATTTGCTGAAAAATACAGAAAGACTGACAACAGTTTTTGATGTCCATGAAACACTTAAGGATGTTATAAAGAGCAATTTTGATCATAGCGAACCTGTTGATAAACATGCCAGAGGGATATCTTTGTTTAAACCAATTCCTGAAACACGAAGTTGTTATGATGCCGACATCCCCGAACATTATTGCCCGTGCTATGCATCAGAAGACATAGACGTGAAGAACAAACGTGTGCAGATAATGGCTTTTGCTcttgtcaaaaaaataaataaattgttacaAAGTCATGCGGATATATGTGTCCATTTAGTATTGAGCAATGTCATAAAAGCATCCAAGGTCAAATCTAACTTCGAACGCGATAAATCAATGGAAGAACGCTTTTCAATCAGaagttatatttataacaatgaaCAAGATACGAGGTATCTACTTGTAGTTGAAACAAAACCTGGAAACGCTAAGTTTGAGGCAACTGTTCATTATTCAAGTGATACCAGTATGGAAGTATCAGGGGAAATAAGCAGAATTAATAAATACGGGAATCAGTCAGaatgtataaatgtaaaaaagctTAAACTGTACtgtttttgtaaatga
- the LOC134725442 gene encoding uncharacterized protein LOC134725442 isoform X2: MSFIRNIRNIGGYFSYGQCRYQRVLFWIMCFGLVLWFNVAFNKPVFHYYKNMDVKSACVIPKFNNFDSSISEFFWDVSPLQCESSEPIMYMDNDGTVRVNQSLKISSGYQFLNCTCQPVIRIDDDNITLGNGIRCTEPIYIPGDFIYAVCTNGGKQVYDGLLYGIDFKSVTNNKKFKNETENNLSVYFYGFDALSGLIAKRTMPLTMKYLEDVLEAYTFNGYTKVGDNTWPNLGGLLTGGRYEQVKKTFVEVPFIWNNFSQNGYVTMFSEEYPRLSCFKGFNGQPTDHLTNTFFVAAEKIKPIKNRDIRKILLFMEYKNIKVSDSSYLCIGNTPKHKIIINYYKRYIEAYKNRRKFGMSFNTELGHDYINFYNLADKDSAEFLKWMHETGNLDNAIFVFFSDHGPRYSEIQNTNIGRVTGLMPIFTVYVPKHIKQRYPQIHSNLLKNTERLTTVFDVHETLKDVIKSNFDHSEPVDKHARGISLFKPIPETRSCYDADIPEHYCPCYASEDIDVKNKRVQIMAFALVKKINKLLQSHADICVHLVLSNVIKASKVKSNFERDKSMEERFSIRSYIYNNEQDTRYLLVVETKPGNAKFEATVHYSSDTSMEVSGEISRINKYGNQSECINVKKLKLYCFCK, translated from the coding sequence ATGTCGTTTATACGTAATATTCGAAATATTGGTGGATATTTTTCGTATGGCCAATGTCGTTACCAACGAGTCTTGTTTTGGATAATGTGTTTTGGTCTGGTACTGTGGTTCAATGTAGCATTTAACAAACCTGTATTTCACTATTATAAGAATATGGATGTAAAAAGTGCATGTGTTATTCCTAAATTTAATAATTTCGATTCATCGATATCTGAATTTTTCTGGGATGTAAGCCCTTTACAGTGCGAATCGAGTGAACCTATTATGTATATGGACAACGATGGTACAGTTCGAGTTAATCAATCATTAAAAATTTCCAGCGGGTACCAGTTTTTGAATTGCACTTGTCAACCAGTTATTCGTATTGATGACGATAATATAACGTTAGGAAATGGGATTCGATGTACGGAACCCATATATATCCCAGGAGACTTTATTTATGCCGTATGTACAAATGGCGGGAAGCAAGTCTACGATGGTTTGCTGTATGGCATCGATTTTAAAAGtgttacaaataacaaaaagtttaaaaacgAAACGGAAAATAATCTGAGTGTTTATTTTTATGGATTTGATGCCCTATCTGGTCTTATTGCGAAAAGAACGATGCCGTTGACTATGAAATACTTGGAAGACGTTTTAGAGGCATACACTTTTAATGGCTATACAAAAGTAGGCGATAATACTTGGCCTAACTTAGGTGGGCTACTCACTGGTGGTAGATATGAACAAGTAAAAAAGACCTTTGTCGAGGTACCATTTATATGGAATAATTTCTCTCAGAATGGATACGTAACAATGTTCAGCGAGGAATATCCTCGATTATCGTGTTTCAAGGGTTTTAATGGACAACCCACGGATCATTTAACTAATACGTTTTTTGTCGCAgcagaaaaaataaaacctaTAAAGAATCGAGATATAAGGAAAATATTGCTTTTTATGGAGTATAAGAATATTAAGGTTAGCGATTCTTCATATTTGTGCATTGGAAATACTCCTAagcataaaattattataaactattataaaagatatattgaAGCTTATAAAAACCGCCGAAAATTTGGCATGTCTTTTAATACTGAACTTGGTCATGACTATATCAATTTTTATAACCTTGCAGATAAAGACAGTGCTGAATTCTTAAAATGGATGCACGAAACTGGAAATCTAGACAATGCAATTTTCGTGTTCTTTTCTGATCACGGTCCACGTTATAGTGaaattcaaaacacaaatatcgGTAGAGTTACAGGATTAATGCCAATATTTACTGTATACGTTccgaaacatataaaacaacGATATCCTCAAATTCACAGTAATTTGCTGAAAAATACAGAAAGACTGACAACAGTTTTTGATGTCCATGAAACACTTAAGGATGTTATAAAGAGCAATTTTGATCATAGCGAACCTGTTGATAAACATGCCAGAGGGATATCTTTGTTTAAACCAATTCCTGAAACACGAAGTTGTTATGATGCCGACATCCCCGAACATTATTGCCCGTGCTATGCATCAGAAGACATAGACGTGAAGAACAAACGTGTGCAGATAATGGCTTTTGCTcttgtcaaaaaaataaataaattgttacaAAGTCATGCGGATATATGTGTCCATTTAGTATTGAGCAATGTCATAAAAGCATCCAAGGTCAAATCTAACTTCGAACGCGATAAATCAATGGAAGAACGCTTTTCAATCAGaagttatatttataacaatgaaCAAGATACGAGGTATCTACTTGTAGTTGAAACAAAACCTGGAAACGCTAAGTTTGAGGCAACTGTTCATTATTCAAGTGATACCAGTATGGAAGTATCAGGGGAAATAAGCAGAATTAATAAATACGGGAATCAGTCAGaatgtataaatgtaaaaaagctTAAACTGTACtgtttttgtaaatga